Proteins from a single region of Chrysemys picta bellii isolate R12L10 chromosome 9, ASM1138683v2, whole genome shotgun sequence:
- the LOC135973683 gene encoding LOW QUALITY PROTEIN: odorant receptor 131-2-like (The sequence of the model RefSeq protein was modified relative to this genomic sequence to represent the inferred CDS: inserted 2 bases in 1 codon) yields the protein MTDLPNNSLNDTSKRKELEIIKASLYLFEFIFITAVGLFIFKMVQQNSEMKKNVQYFLLCHHLLCCSLFSCFGVAYNTIRALAVESPRIVFWIIFGVQVAIGEGVLITLTLMTLTRCFAVCWPFRYISLVHAVKHKVMICVWIITMFKSMCLLLIEGIDKTPEDMSXIPSCSIGFGGPFARTMGIILILFLGAIIIVSYCLLWREGKHAGHFNSSTNKARKTILIHGLHLSLFLFPPLIKIAVKRSNFIFNLTAFVVFSLAQCFSPVVYGLRNKELQTKLFNRQRISLCTGHMINGRDVQQPQLNDSELIDTRCGTPDP from the exons ATGACGGATTTACCCAATAATTCACTGAATGATACATCAAAAAGAAAAGAACTAGAGATAATAAAGGCATCCCTTTACTTGTTTGAGTTCATCTTCATTACTGCAGTTGGTTTGTTTATATTTAAGATGGTGCAGCAGAactctgaaatgaagaaaaatgttCAATACTTTCTCCTGTGCCATCATCTTCTATGTTGTTCTTTATTCTCCTGTTTTGGTGTTGCATACAATACAATACGAGCACTTGCTGTGGAAAGTCCCAGAATTGTATTCTGGATAATCTTTGGAGTTCAAGTAGCAATTGGAGAAGGAGTACTAATAACTTTGACTTTGATGACACTTACCAGATGCTTTGCTGTTTGCTGGCCTTTTAGATACATATCCTTGGTGCATGCAGTGAAGCACAAAGTCATGATTTGTGTTTGGATAATAACAATGTTCAAATCTATGTGCTTGTTATTGATAGAAGGCATAGACAAGACTCCAGAAGATATGTC GATACCTTCTTGCTCAATTGGCTTTGGTGGTCCTTTTGCCAGAACAATgggaattattttaattttatttcttggGGCCATCATCATAGTTAGCTATTGTCTCCTATGGAGAGAAGGAAAACATGCTGGTCATTTCAATAGCTCAACTAACAAGGCCAGAAAAACTATACTTATTCATGGATTGCATTTGAGTTTGTTTCTATTTCCACCTTTGATAAAAATCGCTGTTAAAAgatccaattttatttttaatttaacagcTTTTGTTGTTTTCTCACTTGCCCAGTGCTTTAGTCCTGTGGTTTATGGTCTGCGAAACAAAGAACTGCAAACCAAGCTATTCAACAGGCAAAGAATTAGTTTATGTACTGGCCACATGATAAATGGTAGAGACGTACAGCAGCCTCAGTTGAATGACTCTGAGTTAATTGATACTAGATGCGGCACTCCTGATCCTTAG